Proteins encoded by one window of Colletes latitarsis isolate SP2378_abdomen chromosome 5, iyColLati1, whole genome shotgun sequence:
- the LOC143342065 gene encoding organic solute transporter subunit alpha, which translates to MTDEIKNLGNSFRNLTCDYHYVPSAIEQIESLNAFGIGLLTFGAILSTLTLYFAVDACHNIFYQKESSFYKTNSIMILSVYPVVSVCCLTAMGIPRTQLLSDTVIQIFLTIALYRLYLLLVHIGLKKVTKSPPLMLKVGPCCCWPCLPFPDLQMTEANLSWLRLVVLQLPIIQGLTFCTLLFMSIEDPSIVKQYSLYLQPLSVASIFLGIYGLTITLKSLQRVAPEAKLPRKAIVSQLVLLFSKLQAAIVRSLPLTGLFPCNPPITPLNYANVTYNALMLIEMLLLCYAARYVYYVDLEREENTSVEATDRPKDKTTEQANSTNNNEASRQTLSLTTLNFASKFGVVPNIQLTAVGKN; encoded by the exons ATGACGGACGAGATCAAGAACTTGGGGAATTCCTTCAGGAATCTCACCTGCGACTACCATTACGTTCCCTCAGCGATAGAACAGATAGAAA GTTTGAACGCGTTTGGTATAGGTTTATTGACTTTCGGAGCGATACTCTCGACTCTGACATTATACTTTGCTGTGGATGCTTGCCACAATATCTTCTACCAAAAGGAGTCGAGCTTTTACAAGACTAACAGCATCATGATCCTTTCGGTATATCCAGTTGTCAGTGTCTGTTGTCTAACAGCTATGGGAATCCCAAG GACCCAATTGCTGTCGGATACGGTCATCCAAATCTTTCTAACGATAGCCCTGTACCGACTTTATCTTCTACTCGTCCACATAGGCCTCAAAAAGGTCACGAAGTCGCCGCCATTAATGCTGAAAGTCGGACCGTGTTGCTGCTGGCCCTGTCTGCCCTTTCCGGATCTTCAAATGACCGAGGCCAATTTGTCCTGGCTCAGGCTGGTAGTCCTGCAACTTCCCATTATCCAG GGCTTGACTTTCTGCACGTTACTGTTCATGTCGATCGAGGACCCGAGCATCGTGAAACAATACTCTTTGTATCTCCAACCGTTGTCTGTGGCCAGCATCTTTCTCGGAATATACGGTCTGACCATTACCCTGAAGAGTCTGCAGAGAGTCGCTCCAG AGGCTAAACTTCCCCGCAAGGCCATAGTGTCCCAACTGGTGCTGTTGTTTTCGAAGCTACAGGCGGCAATTGTGAGGAGTCTGCCGCTAACGGGCCTGTTCCCGTGCAATCCGCCGATCACGCCACTAAACTATGCAAATG TTACCTACAATGCCCTGATGCTAATCGAGATGCTGCTGCTCTGCTACGCGGCGAGGTACGTTTATTACGTGGACCTGGAAAGGGAGGAGAACACGTCGGTCGAGGCGACAGATCGGCCGAAAGACAAGACCACGGAACAAGCGAACTCGACGAATAACAACGAGGCCAGCAGGCAGACGTTGTCTCTGACCACGCTGAATTTCGCCTCAAAGTTCGGCGTCGTTCCGAATATCCAATTAACCGCTGTCGGCAAGAATTAA
- the LOC143342066 gene encoding uncharacterized protein LOC143342066 produces the protein MPSSCKLAVFFLLLVLSLGHCQDNDLPSRFEIESSINRTIEEVERQLREDASLPRLTRPEIVKILQNITAQDLKSFMDKEKIEKARKLYQRALMVVLPYNAEESPGSLKDLYTKPPMTQMIPDAKPEGDKSETDASVPSPVENLISTSVSYKTRDPQSTTTMKNKYKNHRETYSEVRTKAPLKETLKLESAPVRFTFNLENLQRNSYAIDETTTTRYPVYRNNGNKQSELEIVYSTSVTELPTTKTTSGEIAIDLGRPKTSQNVLSSNQWRYNAPPSTAFKPTVATKFDKVPFLPTVNAESEDRASMSSTKRPETPDKDSKIAEPLIMSTVRPTSLYVTPMSTATSSKVKYSSTYSINSGGFRTAATTTASTPMRQEVMDLLASIGLKPDNNSNVEDVYKKNKAIQESKLQIPDTNSVVRATVSGLTAVGADSASILKQNTFESPGSEIRKGVDNLAPEVQLLFQRFGLQTSNLERSTTTTQRTTINLNSYTNFKPLPTSSVKDKDMKEFLAKFGLGISDNRKQKSMRSTTEAPSLIEAVPSSMRGILENMGLVSSTRKTTSTTPKIEEDMEPTETSKFHVFKPHEVNVNDEVQRGKINELLDTVRLVQEGKADIQNVRKVAKDLLESAKVLKDGPDPLKLEEILRTYNDDVRNEIKRQQEPETTTAPTDEEPTTLSSMAATESAETTTDSARDDSDQSDSTSKTSTTEVSSTTASNLMALEESFGGTTREPDVELPPRRKSGLYFLVDWNSFLEVGEDNKDKINLRFQPKVGDRSRFLSITVP, from the exons ATGCCTTCGAGCTGCAAA CTCGCGGTTTTCTTCTTACTGCTGGTCCTCAGCCTAGGTCACTGCCAGGACAATGATCTTCCGTCGAGATTCGAGATCGAGAGCTCGATCAACCGTACGATCGAAGAAGTCGAGCGTCAGCTCCGCGAGGATGCCAGCCTGCCCCGGCTGACGCGTccagaaatagtcaaaattctACAGAACATCACGGCGCAGGATTTGAAGTCGTTCATGGACAAAGAGAAGATAGAGAAAGCTAGAAAATTGTATCAGAGAGCCCTGATGGTCGTACTCCCCTACAACGCGGAAGAATCACCTGGGAGCTTGAAGGATCTATACACGAAGCCACCGATGACTCAAATGATCCCAGACGCAAAGCCTGAGGGCGATAAATCCGAGACGGACGCCTCCGTGCCTTCGCCTGTCGAGAATCTGATATCCACCAGCGTGTCCTACAAGACGAGAGACCCTCAATCTACCACCACGATGAAGAACAAGTATAAAAATCACCGGGAGACGTACTCGGAGGTGCGCACGAAGGCGCCTTTAAAGGAGACGCTGAAACTGGAATCCGCGCCGGTCAGGTTCACCTTCAACCTGGAGAACCTGCAGAGGAACTCGTACGCGATCGACGAAACGACCACGACCAGGTATCCAGTTTACAGGAATAACGGGAACAAGCAGTCGGAATTGGAGATCGTTTACAGCACAAGCGTCACCGAGTTGCCTACAACGAAAACCACGTCCGGAGAGATCGCTATCGACCTGGGGAGGCCGAAGACCAGTCAGAACGTGCTGTCGTCCAATCAGTGGCGTTACAACGCGCCTCCGAGCACCGCTTTCAAGCCGACCGTGGCCACCAAGTTCGACAAGGTGCCGTTTCTGCCGACCGTAAACGCGGAATCGGAGGATCGTGCGTCCATGTCGTCGACGAAGAGGCCAGAGACACCCGATAAAGACTCGAAGATCGCGGAACCTTTGATCATGAGCACCGTACGACCGACCTCTTTGTACGTGACGCCCATGTCCACGGCGACGTCCTCGAAAGTCAAGTACAGCTCGACTTACTCGATAAATTCTGGAGGATTCCGCACGGCCGCGACCACCACCGCCTCGACGCCCATGAGGCAAGAAGTCATGGATCTGTTAGCTTCGATCGGCCTGAAACCGGACAACAACAGCAACGTGGAGGACGTCTACAAGAAGAACAAGGCGATCCAGGAGAGCAAACTTCAAATCCCCGACACGAACAGCGTGGTTCGAGCTACGGTTTCGGGTCTGACCGCCGTCGGAGCGGATTCCGCGTCGATCCTCAAGCAAAACACCTTCGAGAGCCCGGGATCGGAGATCAGGAAAGGCGTGGACAATCTGGCGCCGGAAGTGCAGCTGCTGTTCCAGAGGTTTGGCCTTCAGACGTCGAATCTCGAACGATCCACCACGACCACGCAGAGGACGACCATCAATTTGAACTCCTACACGAACTTCAAGCCTCTGCCCACGTCGAGCGTCAAGGACAAAGACATGAAGGaattcctggccaagttcgggcTGGGGATCAGCGACAACAGGAAGCAGAAATCGATGAGGTCGACGACGGAGGCTCCATCGTTGATCGAAGCGGTGCCCAGCAGCATGAGAGGCATTCTGGAGAACATGGGGCTTGTTTCCAGCACTCGTAAAACGACGTCCACCACGCCAAAGATCGAGGAGGATATGGAACCTACGGAGACGTCCAAGTTCCACGTGTTCAAGCCACACGAGGTGAACGTGAACGACGAGGTGCAGAGGGGCAAGATCAACGAGCTCCTGGACACGGTTAGGCTGGTCCAGGAGGGCAAGGCTGATATTCAGAATGTTAGGAAGGTAGCCAAGGACTTGCTGGAGTCCGCGAAAGTCTTGAAGGACGGACCAGACCCTCTGAAGCTCGAGGAAATCCTCAGGACTTACAACGACGACGTCAGGAACGAGATAAAGAGGCAACAGGAACCGGAAACGACCACTGCCCCCACCGACGAGGAACCAACCACCTTGTCGTCGATGGCTGCCACCG AATCGGCGGAAACGACGACAGATTCGGCGAGAGACGATTCAGATCAGTCGGATTCCACCTCGAAGACGTCCACGACCGAGGTTTCCTCGACGACAGCTTCGAACTTGATGGCGTTGGAGGAGTCCTTTGGGGGAACGACTCGCGAACCCGACGTCGAGTTGCCCCCGAGAAGGAAGAGTGGTCTCTACTTCCTGGTGGACTGGAACTCGTTCCTCGAAGTAGGCGAGGATAACAAGGATAAGATCAACTTGAGGTTCCAGCCTAAAGTCGGCGACCGGAGTAGATTCTTGTCAATCACTGTACCTTAG